A window from Patescibacteria group bacterium encodes these proteins:
- a CDS encoding inositol monophosphatase family protein, giving the protein MNLIETQKFAEKLAVAAGEILLQKFGKTKIAVQKGAHDFATDADLASEKMIIAAIRKKFPEHDILAEESSKDYQPSTKNCWVIDPLDGTKNFHFGLPNWCVSIALQENGKSIVGVVYAPITRQLFSARRGGGAKVNGQKIAVSATQKISDALIVVEIPRRHTSGKRFQQDVAAFTKSLEKIRRVRAFASAAYDLCLVARGAADGYLDFSRNTKIWDIAAGELIVREAGGKISDMTLPHLKFPDISVLATNAYLHAQLKKFL; this is encoded by the coding sequence GTGAATTTAATCGAAACGCAAAAGTTCGCGGAAAAGTTGGCAGTGGCGGCTGGGGAAATTTTGCTGCAGAAATTTGGCAAAACCAAAATCGCGGTGCAAAAGGGCGCGCACGATTTCGCGACGGATGCTGATCTCGCGAGCGAAAAAATGATTATCGCGGCGATTCGGAAAAAATTTCCCGAGCATGACATTCTCGCTGAGGAAAGTTCTAAAGACTATCAACCATCAACTAAAAACTGCTGGGTGATCGATCCGCTCGACGGCACGAAAAATTTTCACTTCGGTTTGCCGAATTGGTGCGTCTCGATTGCGCTCCAGGAAAACGGCAAATCAATCGTCGGCGTTGTCTATGCGCCGATTACGCGGCAACTTTTTTCCGCACGACGGGGCGGTGGCGCGAAAGTGAATGGTCAAAAAATTGCCGTCTCTGCGACGCAGAAAATTTCCGACGCGCTCATCGTCGTCGAGATTCCGCGGCGGCACACTTCCGGCAAACGCTTCCAGCAAGATGTCGCGGCATTCACAAAATCGCTCGAAAAAATTCGGCGCGTGCGCGCTTTCGCATCGGCGGCTTATGATCTCTGTCTCGTCGCGCGCGGCGCGGCGGACGGCTATCTCGACTTTTCGCGCAATACCAAAATCTGGGACATCGCGGCGGGGGAGCTCATCGTGCGTGAAGCCGGTGGAAAAATTTCCGATATGACGCTGCCACATTTGAAGTTTCCCGACATTTCCGTCCTGGCGACGAATGCGTATCTGCACGCCCAATTAAAAAAGTTTTTGTAG